The Tautonia marina genomic interval GAGTTACGGCGGACCGAAGAGACGATTCGTACCATCGAGGCGCGTGCCAATCAGGTTCGCCCCGCCCGTCAGCGCGAGTTACAACTGGCTGAAGGAGACGAGCAGCTCCTGAGAGAGTTGATCCGGAGAACCGCTCAGAATCGCTCGCTCATGGGCGAGGCCGAGTTCCATGAAGCCGAGCGCCTGATTGAGGTCTCTCGGGTGGAAGTCGAGCGAAGACGGAGTGAAGCTCAGGAGGAACTCGAGGAGATTCAGGACGCCCTGGATCATGCCCGAATCGAGGTTCGGGCCGCCCTGGATCGCTACCACCATGTCCGGCGAGAGCTTGAGCGTTTGCAAGTTCCTGCCGACGAGCAGATGGAGGAAGGTGATCGTCTGGCGATGATCGCCGAGGAGCATTTCCCCGAGTATCAGGTCCGCGCCTTCGCCCGAGAGGTTGACGAGGCGACCGCGATGTTCGGCCAGCTTGATCGGCGCGAACAGTACGCCCAGATGCGGATCTGGATAGGACGGCTCCGTCGCTTCCAGTTCGCCGGCCCCGCCGAGGACGAACGGGACATGCTGGAAAGCATCTTCCGCCGCCTCGTGACCCTTTCCAAGCAGTACGAACCGGGATACATCGAAGCCTTCAATCGTCAGTTCTCGGCCGACTGGGATCTGTACATTGCCGAGGCGCAGGAGTCGCTGCGTCACGCCACCGAGGAAGCTCGCCGGCATCGATCGCAGAATGGCGATACCCACGCGTTCGACGACGACGACGAGGACGACGACTCGCAGGAGATCGAGACTCGACGACTCGCCGAGCAAGCCCTCGACCATCTCAAGGCCTTGCTCTTGGTCCGTTACGACGATCCCCAGGTCAAGGCCGAGCGATTCCGGGAAACGCTTGCTCGCGTGATCGAGGGCTATGGCCCCGCCGATGACGCCCTGCTCGACGTGGTCCGCCCGTACCGCGAGTGGATCAACGGAATGGAGTTTCGGTCCCTCCGAAAAGCCCTCGATCAGGAGCGAGAGCAGACCGAGGATGTCAATTCTTGATCCTTACTTCCGCAATGGTTCGGCCTGAGTTGAAACCCCGCTGGCCCTGCGACTGAGGTCCGCGCGCTCCTGAACCTGATCGATTGGGAACGCGGGGTTGCCTGCTTTTTTTGTGATGGACCATCTCGACCGGGTCCCGAGGGCTGTCGGACGATCTCGACGCTCGTTCCTTGGGACCGTTCCCGCCTCGTGACAGATTGACTCCATGGAAACCCTTTCGAGACGAACCAGGATGGTTCTCGATCGCCGCTGATCGATTCGTGTGACTGCGTGTTGCGGAAGGGTGTTTGCTCACGGACGCATGGACGAATCGGGCCGACTCGACCAACGCGAAGGACGCCCGTTGCCTGGTGAGTGCTGGTGGGAACGTTGCTCGTTCCCGATCGAATTCTCGGATTGCTTCAATTTAGATTTCTTCGTATCACACCGGTTAACGATCGGTGTGATCCCTCCCGCGCACTGATTGAACTCACGTGAACACGTTGCCTTTGCTCACTCCCTCAACGGATGCGGGAGGGGGAGGTCACCTCCACGGATGCGGAGGAATGCTCATGGCAGTCGATCGACGGAGACGGAGTCAATGGACGGTTCGTGATTGCTTCGTGTGCCGGACCATTGGTCCGTTCGCATTGCTCTTGATCCTGACCCAACCGGTCCTTTCGCAAAGCGATGAGACCTCTCAGGGTCCCGACACGCCAAACCTCTCGCTGATCGACCGATCGATCTCGCTCGTTCGTCCCGAGCAGGGCGAGCAAGGAGATCATCGGCGACGCTGGCTCACCTGGCGCATCGAATATCGCTTGCGCAATGCCCAACCCACCCCCCTTCGCTTCGATCCCGAAACCCTCTTTTGCACGGTCGAAGGCTGGGCCTCCAACTCCCGGGCCGAGGGGCACGGCCTCCCCCGACGAGCCGATCACGCGATCCGAGGCGGAGAGCTGTTTCAATCTCGCGTGTGTTTGATCGATCATGAAGATCCGACACTCGCGTGCAGCGAACGAGCCACCTTGCAACTCTGGGCTGATGCGCAAGGCACACCCGAGGCTCCTGCTTCGGGAACCCCCACCGAACCGTCTACCGAGGGGATTCTTGTGGAACCGGGAGCCGTCCTCCGGGTCCGGCTGCTTCTGGAGCATTCCCACCATCTCTACGGGCTGTCAGAACCTCTGCTTGGCACTCGAGAGCTGAATCTCCGGGTTGGCCCAGCCGCCTTTCGAGACCGTCTCGACCTCGATCGGCCGCTCGCTCCCGATCGTGAAATGGATCGGCTGAGTCCGATTCCCGAGGAACGGCGCGATCCTCGCGTCTACTTCTCTCCGCCCGACAGCTTGTACCTCGATGCCGCTCTGTCCGGTTTTCGATCCTTTCAGTTTCGAGACCTGAAAGTCCCGCGCGACGCTCCCATGCGCCTGAGCTTCCGCTACTTCCGATCGAGTGATTCGACCGGAAAAGTTCGAATGGAGCTGAAGCAGTACAAGGACGTGCCCAACTCGTATCAGGTTCTCACTCAGGCCAAGCGAGTTGAGGAACTGCCCGAATTGGGAGAATGGGTGCTGGTCGAGCATCGTTTTCATTCCGACCCGCTGGCCACCACCATGCAACTCCGGTTTTTGATCGACTGTGAGGGAGACGGTCCCTCGGCGGTCTGGATCGACGACGTGGTCCTTGAACCGATCGACTTGGCGGCGAATTGACGGATTGACTTCGCGCGTCAAGAACGGCAAGTCCCGAGTCGGGGCAATGCGGGTTGCTTCCGTTGCCTTGTTCTGCCCTCTGTTTGCCAGGGGTTCGAAGGACCGAAGGCGGGGCAGAACGGTTCGGCGTGGCGGTCGCAACCCGTTTGTTCGGAGTTCTCGGAACGCGAAGACGGCGATCAACGCTGGGCTCGGAGGGGACGAGCCATTATAATTTGAGCAACGTCGGGCATTCGCAGTGAGGAGAACCGCCAAGGGTTCGACTCTCAGAGAGTTTGCCTCAGTCCGGCGTTTCCTCCGCCCTCCCTCCTGTACCAGCCCGCCATGATCGACCGCCTCAGTGTCCTTTGTTTCGCCGGGACCTACGGTCTGGCCCTGGCCGCGGATCTGGCCCGCCTGATCCTGAGGGTTCCGGTGCGCTGGCAACTGGCCGTCGGGCTCACGGCGCTGGGATGGGTGGTGCATACGGCGTTCCTCGTCAATCTCGCCTGGCGAGTTGGGGAGGTCCCGATTGCCACCGTTTTCCATTCGTTGCTGGTGCTGGCCTGGATTCTCTCGGGAATCGGCCTGTATTTGACCTTCAGAGCGCCGAAACCCTCGGCGATCGGGGTGTTCGTGCTTCCCCTGGTGCTGGCCTTGCTCGGAACGGCCGTGGCGATGCCGGCTCAGGCGAGAGCCGACTGGACCCGGCTCGGAGGGTGGGAGACGGTCTGGGGAACGATTCACGGAATCCTGCTGCTGCTCGGAGCGGTGAGTACCTGCGTTGCATTTCTGGCCGGCCTGATGTACCTCGCCCAGGCCGACCGGTTGAAACGGAAGCGTCCCCAGCGGTTCGGAATCGCCTTGCCCAGCCTTGAGCAATCAGAGCGATGGAACCGCGCAGCGATTACGCTGGCCTTTCCGATGCTCACCGCCGGGCTGGCGATCGGGATTGCGCTGAATGCGGGTTCGAGACGGGTCGGCAACGCCGTGCTCGACTGGTCGGACCCGAAGGTCATCAGCGCGGCGGGGCTTTGGGTCGTGTTCGCAGCCTTGCTTCACGTCCGCTATCGACCCGAGTGGCGAGGGAAGCGGGTCATGTTACTGACGGTTCTGGCCTTCGCCTTCATGCTGTTCACGCTGCTTGGCGTCGACCTGCTGCTGCCGACCGCTCATGGGGTGGCCCGTGGGGCGATCGTCGGCCAGAGCCTGGAGGTGTCGCCGTGAAGCTGATGGCTCTGGGGGTGGATCATCACTCGGCACCCCAGGCAGTGCGTGAGGCCCTCGCGTTCGACGGCCCGAAGCGAGCCGACGGGCTTCGGGCGATGAAGGCCCGTTTCCCGGACATCGAATTCGTGGTGCTTTCGACCTGTAACCGGGTTGAGCTGTACGTCGCGGGTGATCCGGAACTGATGCCGCAGGTCGGCGACCTGACCCAGTTCCTGGCCGATTTCCACGGGATTTCCGTCGACCACTTCGCAACGCACCTGGTCGATTACCACGACGAGGAGGCCATCGAGCACGCCTTCCGGGTGACGAGCAGCATCGAGAGCCTGGTGATCGGCGAGGGACAGATTCAGGGGCAAGTGAAGGAAGCCTACGAGGCCGCGAAGGAGATTGGCACGGTCGGGCCGATCTTGCACGAGGTTTTCCAGCAGGCTGCCCGAGTCGGCAAGCGCGTTCGAGAGGCGACCGGCATGGATCGGGGCCGGCTGTCGATCGCCAGCGTGGCGGTCGATGTGGCTCGTCGCGTCTTCGATCACTTCCAGGACAAAACGGTCCTGGTGATCGGTGCCGGGAAGATGGCCGAGTTGACCCTTCGCCACCTCGATCCGCTCAAGCCGGGGCGGCTCCTGGTCACCAACCGCAGCTTCGACCGAGCCCGAGACACGGCGGCCCTGTGGGGAGGGGAGCCCCTCCCGTTCGACGACCTGTATCGGGCACTGGTCGCGGCGGATGTGGTGGTGAGTACCACGGCGTCGGCCGAACCGATCGTCTCGTACGAGCTGTATGCCCGAGTGCTGAAGGCACGCAGGTATCGCCTCTCGTTGATCCTCGACATTGCGGTCCCTCGCGATTTCGACCCCCGGATCAACCAGCTGGAGATGGCCAATCTCTACAGTGTGGATGACCTCCAGGCCGAGGCCGACGCCAACCGCAAAGGTCGGCTCCGCGCCGTGGAAACGGCCTCCATGATCGTCAGCGAGGAGACGGCGGCGTGCGTCGAGGCAATCCGGCACCGGCACCACGCCGGCTCGATCCTCCGACAACTGGGCGACTATTCCGACGCGGTCCGGAACCGGGAGCTGGATCGTCTGTTTGCCTCTCGACCCCACCTCGACGAGAGCGACCGCAAGGCGATCGCCCAGACACTCCACCGCTTTCAAAATCAACTGTTGCACCATCCGAGAACCGCGCTCAGGTCGGCTACGACCGTTGCCGACGGTTCCGGACGATCGTTGATCGACGCGGTGCGCCACCTGTTTGGTCTGCGAGAGGGAGCCTGAAGACTCTCGTGGAGAAAACTGGGTGGGCCAGCTCGACCGAACCCGCCCACCCGACGGGAGTGGTCCTCGCCGCCGGTGACTTGTCGGACGGTGTGATCACTCGTAGCATGATCTCGAAAGGGGCGAGTCCCCGTCCCGTCCTTACCGCCCGACCGGGCGACCGATTGCACCGGTCTGCGAGCCTTTGCCCGCGGCCGAGTCCGTCACGCTCCGATTCGGGGGCCCGTCATGGCCGATTCCTCCTTGAAACGCCTGCTCCTCATCGTCACCGGCAGCCATCTTCGCGCGGAAGAGGTCGATCGTCCCCTGGCGTATTACCTTCGCAAAGAAATCGAGCGATCCCTGGAAACTCTGGAGGATGCGGGGGGCTTTCAGGTCCGGGTCGTCTCTGACCTGCGATGGCTGCACGATGAGGTCTTTCAGGAGATGCCCACGATTTCGCTCGGCGGCCCTGGGGTCAACCTGCTGGCTCATCGCTGGTTGGAAGAGCTGCCCCTCTCCCTGGCGGTCGAAGATCAGTACTTCATCCAGATGGACCCTGACCTCTCAGAACTGAAGGTCAGTATCTGGGGCATGGATAATCCGAAGACGCAGATTGCGGTCTCGGCCTTCGTGAGCCGGTTTCTGCCGCGGTTTCTCGAACGATGTCTGATCGAAACGCCCGATCCGATCGACCTCGACGACTTTGAATAAGCCCTCTCCTTAATGTTTTGTCTGGTATGTCGCGCCGTCGCCCCTCCCAATCTCGCTTTCGAAGATCGCCCAGGTCGGCTCCCACGGATCGGGCGACGAAGGCTAAGGTACGACGCCCGGTGGTCGCGGCCCTGGGGTTGACGATGCTCCTCCTGATCCTCGTCGGTGGGATCATCTGGAGAACTCGCCTCGGCGCGTCGAGAGACGGGACTCCGGCTCCCTCGTCCCTTGCCGGTGATTGGAAAGGGGGCGCGGGTGATCGTTCGGCCTGGTTGCGACGCATTGATGAACTGAGGGTCGAGGATCGACCGATCGAGGCCATGACGACCGGATGGGCGGCCTATCGCTCGGTGGCCCCCGGAGAGCGCACCGAGGTTCTCAAGGCCCTGACCCTCGCCCAGCTGGCGGACGTTCCCGAAGATCAGGCGACCGCCTCCTTGCAACGGAGGGTTGAGGCCGATCCGGACGAGCTGGACGCCAGGGTGGCCTTGCTCCGCCGTTCGCTGGTGGCCAGCCCCTTGCCGCTCGATCAACCTCGAATCGGCCGCTCCTCGGAGAGAACGGAGCTCGCCTTGAACGAGCTGACGACCTTGCTGGAGCAGCACCCCGATCATCCCGGGGCTCGGGAGGCCGTGATTGACGCCTTGCTCGACTCGGGACGGATTGAGGAGGCGCGATCGCTCTTGCGAGCGTGGCCAGAGGCCTTCGTAGACGATCCGAGACGCTTGCGACTTCAGGCCCGCCTCGATCTTGATTTCGAAGGCCGGCCCGACCAGGCTATCGAGGCGCTCACCACACTGCTCTCCTCGACTCCGCACGACTGGCACCTTCGCGCCCGACTCTCTCGGGCCCTGGAGATGCAAGGAGCATTTGAAGACGCCCGCCGTCAGGCCCGAATCGTCGATCAGCTCCGGGAACGTCTCGATCCCGATCGGCTCGGCCGACGACTTGCAACCGCGATCCGAAGACTCGACACCCCGGAATCTCTCGACGACCTGGCAAACCTCTGCGCCTCGGTCGGGTTGACCAAACTGGCCTCGGCCTGGCGGCTCGAAGCGGAAACGCTTCGAGCCGCCCAGGCGTTGCGTAATCGACCTCCAGGCACCTGATGACCTGGAACAGGGGACCCCGCCGATTGGTCAGACGAGGCCCTCGGGAGTCACATCACTCGCTGACCTGGGTTTCGAGGAACCGGGCGAGGCGATGGAAGTCGGACTTCTCTTTGATGAAACGGACCACGGTGATCAACGTCTTCGGATCGACGAGGTGATCGAAGTCGACGTAGTTCAAATCGAGCTGACCAGCCACCGAGATCATCACGCCGTCGCGGTTCTCTTCCACCAGCGCTCGATACGCCCCGACGCCAAGCTGACTGCCGAGCATCACGTCGAAGGCGTGCGGAGCCGCGCATCGGGATTCGTACCCAAGCTGCAGGCCGGTCACTTTCCGAGACTTGCCCGTTTCCTTCTTGTACTCCTCGGAGACGAGGCGGGAGAAGGTCCGGCCGAGATCCACCTGGGCAATCGAGATGTGCCCGTGATCGTCTCGGGGAATTCCCTTGAGGTACTCGGACGGCAGGAACTCCGCGAGCCCTTCGGCCAGGACAATGACGCCGAATTCCTTGCCCTCGCGTTCCCGAGTCCGCATTGCCGAGACGATGTGGCGCACGACCTCGGGCAGGTTCATGATCTTCCGGGTCTTGGTCTCGCCGGTGTTCGGGTCGGTGGTCGTTTCCTGAGACGCAAACCGACCGGAGACGTCCTCGACGCTCAGCACCAGGCTCGCCTCGCCGGCCATGGCCGCGCCATAGGCGAGCCACCCGGCCGATCGGCCCATGGTTTCGGCCAGATAGTAGGCCCGGGTCGCCTCGGCATCGGCCAGGAGGTTCCGGATCTCGCCAGCCAAGGTTTCGACTGCGGTGAAGTAGCCGAAGGTGAAGTCGATTCCGAGGTAGTCGTTATCAATCGTCTTCGGAACATGGACGACCCGAATGTGCCGGGAGCCCTTGTCCAGATGCTTCTGGACCAGTCGAAACTTGTTGGCCGACTTCAGGGTGTCGTCGCCACCGATCGAGACGAGGGCATCGACCTCCAGCGAGGCCAGTGCGGCGTGAACCGTCCGGAGCGGTGCGTTCTTCTCGGAATCGGCCAGGTCGTCGGGATGGTTGACGTGCTTGCCGGGGTTGGTCCGGGCCGTGCCAATCATGATCCCCCGGCTGTTCCGGGTGCGTCGGAGACGCTGAGCGTCGATGGTGATGTAGTCGCGGCCCTCGACCAAGGGGCGATCGGGAGCGTACTCGACCAGATGCGAGTAGCCATTCAGGATGCCAACCACCGAGATCCCTTGCCTCAGGAACGAGGCGGCTGCCGTCGAAATCACGGCGTTGGCTGCCGGGGCGGGTCCACCGGCAAAAAGGATGGCGACGCGGCGAATCGGCGGCTGGTCGCCGGACCCCTGGTTCTGCGCAGTCATGGGAGCTCCAAAGGCATTTCGGAGAATGATCCAGAATCCAGAGGGATCATACCGAAAGTCCAGGGTCCTCTGGAACTGCGGAAACGCCTTGGCAGTCTCAGGGAGTCATCGTCGAACGCTCGAATATCTCCCAACGGGGAACGGTCATCGATGGACCGACCACCACCGCCGAACCCCCGACCCCATGCGACGACTCCAGGTCCAGGCCCTGGCGGATCGAAGGGAATCGAGTCGCACCGAACGTCGGGCTGAGGCTTGCGCCTCGATCGCCGATTGCGTCGCGGCCTGAGCTTCGAGCAGTTGAGCGCGGGCATCGTGAAGCCGTTGACGCTCGTCGGAAAGGTGGCGAGTGAGCAACTGGGTCTGAAGGCGATACCAGTTTCGCTCGGCCTGAAGCTCATCGAGTGCCGGGTCGGGATCGCACGGGTAGCCGAGCACGTCGAAGGTCTTGCGTTGCTGATCGGCAATCGTCTCGGCAATCTGGGCCGGAATCAGCTCGCGCCAGATGCCGGGGCGGCCCAGGCCAAAATGGTACTGCCAGACCTGGAGATTGGAGCGCCGGGCGTCAATGGTGAAATAGCCGACGACCTCATGAGGGGGTCGGATGATCCGGTGATCGATGCGGAGGGCCAGGTTTTCGAGCTTCGGGATCGGATCGGCCACCAGATCCTCATAACGAACCTGGAGCACGCCTGGCCGGTCCCACCAGGCAGGGCTGAACGTCAAGACGGCTCCGGGATGCGAAATCCCGGCATATTGCCGGAACTCAAGACTGATGGGAGACGCCCCGCGAAGAGTTCGTGGCGTACCGGTCGCATCGGTCCATTCCGGCGCGGTCAGGGTGTGTTGCGCGTAGTTCAAGGCCGAAATCAAGACATCGAGGGGATGCCGGGCCGGCGTCAAGACCCGAAACCCATGCCGGGCGATCAGGGCATCGAAGCTCGGGTCGGGGTACTGATGAATCTGGAGAATACAGCGCGAGGGAAGGTGATCCCAGTCGAGTTGTTCCGGGCGGTCGACCGCCAGTTCCACCAATCCGTAAAGGGACGCAATAAGCCCTCGGACCCAGGTGTTCCCGGATCGAGGTGTCCCGATCACCGCCAGTCGAAGTGGCTGATTGACCAACTCGGCTTCCGGAGTCACCACAAGCCGATCCGCT includes:
- a CDS encoding tetratricopeptide repeat protein, with product MLLLILVGGIIWRTRLGASRDGTPAPSSLAGDWKGGAGDRSAWLRRIDELRVEDRPIEAMTTGWAAYRSVAPGERTEVLKALTLAQLADVPEDQATASLQRRVEADPDELDARVALLRRSLVASPLPLDQPRIGRSSERTELALNELTTLLEQHPDHPGAREAVIDALLDSGRIEEARSLLRAWPEAFVDDPRRLRLQARLDLDFEGRPDQAIEALTTLLSSTPHDWHLRARLSRALEMQGAFEDARRQARIVDQLRERLDPDRLGRRLATAIRRLDTPESLDDLANLCASVGLTKLASAWRLEAETLRAAQALRNRPPGT
- a CDS encoding cytochrome C assembly family protein, which produces MIDRLSVLCFAGTYGLALAADLARLILRVPVRWQLAVGLTALGWVVHTAFLVNLAWRVGEVPIATVFHSLLVLAWILSGIGLYLTFRAPKPSAIGVFVLPLVLALLGTAVAMPAQARADWTRLGGWETVWGTIHGILLLLGAVSTCVAFLAGLMYLAQADRLKRKRPQRFGIALPSLEQSERWNRAAITLAFPMLTAGLAIGIALNAGSRRVGNAVLDWSDPKVISAAGLWVVFAALLHVRYRPEWRGKRVMLLTVLAFAFMLFTLLGVDLLLPTAHGVARGAIVGQSLEVSP
- a CDS encoding 6-phosphofructokinase; translated protein: MTAQNQGSGDQPPIRRVAILFAGGPAPAANAVISTAAASFLRQGISVVGILNGYSHLVEYAPDRPLVEGRDYITIDAQRLRRTRNSRGIMIGTARTNPGKHVNHPDDLADSEKNAPLRTVHAALASLEVDALVSIGGDDTLKSANKFRLVQKHLDKGSRHIRVVHVPKTIDNDYLGIDFTFGYFTAVETLAGEIRNLLADAEATRAYYLAETMGRSAGWLAYGAAMAGEASLVLSVEDVSGRFASQETTTDPNTGETKTRKIMNLPEVVRHIVSAMRTREREGKEFGVIVLAEGLAEFLPSEYLKGIPRDDHGHISIAQVDLGRTFSRLVSEEYKKETGKSRKVTGLQLGYESRCAAPHAFDVMLGSQLGVGAYRALVEENRDGVMISVAGQLDLNYVDFDHLVDPKTLITVVRFIKEKSDFHRLARFLETQVSE
- the hemA gene encoding glutamyl-tRNA reductase gives rise to the protein MALGVDHHSAPQAVREALAFDGPKRADGLRAMKARFPDIEFVVLSTCNRVELYVAGDPELMPQVGDLTQFLADFHGISVDHFATHLVDYHDEEAIEHAFRVTSSIESLVIGEGQIQGQVKEAYEAAKEIGTVGPILHEVFQQAARVGKRVREATGMDRGRLSIASVAVDVARRVFDHFQDKTVLVIGAGKMAELTLRHLDPLKPGRLLVTNRSFDRARDTAALWGGEPLPFDDLYRALVAADVVVSTTASAEPIVSYELYARVLKARRYRLSLILDIAVPRDFDPRINQLEMANLYSVDDLQAEADANRKGRLRAVETASMIVSEETAACVEAIRHRHHAGSILRQLGDYSDAVRNRELDRLFASRPHLDESDRKAIAQTLHRFQNQLLHHPRTALRSATTVADGSGRSLIDAVRHLFGLREGA